The following coding sequences lie in one Cronobacter universalis NCTC 9529 genomic window:
- a CDS encoding RcnB family protein, with amino-acid sequence MLKTRMIVAGVLLMSVASAFAADVVKPKSIDSYEVKEFHSDSKKYTIGDIVPDLYRTEQYNIKQWQIRNLPAPEAGTHWTYMGGYYVLITDADGKVVRAMNGDIFYHR; translated from the coding sequence ATGTTGAAAACCAGAATGATCGTAGCGGGAGTGCTGTTGATGTCGGTGGCCTCTGCATTCGCCGCGGATGTCGTAAAACCCAAATCCATCGATAGCTATGAAGTGAAAGAGTTTCACTCCGATTCCAAAAAATACACCATCGGCGACATCGTGCCAGACCTCTACCGCACCGAGCAGTACAACATCAAACAGTGGCAGATCCGTAACCTGCCTGCCCCGGAAGCGGGCACGCACTGGACTTACATGGGCGGCTACTACGTGCTTATCACCGATGCCGATGGCAAAGTCGTGCGCGCCATGAACGGCGACATTTTCTACCACCGTTAA
- a CDS encoding Hcp family type VI secretion system effector, giving the protein MATPVYLWLKDDSGSLVKGSVDVKGREGAIEIQEFMHTVELPVDDRTGKVVSKRLHGDYFLIKELDSSSPYLYQGVSSGRKFKEAVLKFYRINHNGQEEEYFRVTMENVRVNEVEPLMMDIKGSRYEKLNHLEAFYLAYEKITWHYLDGNILYSD; this is encoded by the coding sequence ATGGCAACTCCGGTTTATTTATGGCTAAAGGATGACAGTGGCAGTCTTGTTAAGGGTTCCGTGGATGTAAAAGGTCGCGAAGGCGCTATAGAAATCCAGGAATTTATGCACACAGTAGAGCTACCTGTAGATGATCGTACAGGTAAGGTTGTCAGTAAACGTCTGCATGGTGATTATTTCTTAATTAAAGAGCTGGATAGCTCATCACCTTATCTGTATCAGGGCGTATCATCGGGCAGGAAGTTCAAAGAAGCTGTCTTAAAGTTCTATCGAATCAATCACAATGGGCAAGAAGAAGAGTACTTTAGGGTGACAATGGAGAACGTAAGGGTAAACGAAGTTGAACCCCTTATGATGGATATAAAGGGTTCACGTTACGAGAAACTCAACCACCTTGAAGCGTTCTACTTAGCCTACGAAAAGATTACGTGGCACTACCTCGATGGAAATATTCTTTATTCAGATTAA
- a CDS encoding tlde1 domain-containing protein: MPWVYKVSVHKLYLDGTYQFDAEYSGRPEYWNDSANECISNRGPLPRGTYTIGPAFNHPRTRAYTMRLTPYIENQMCGRDGFMIHGNSGAHPTQASDGCIILNLQGRMAINDSSDKILVVED; the protein is encoded by the coding sequence ATGCCCTGGGTATATAAAGTCAGCGTGCATAAGCTCTACCTGGACGGTACTTATCAATTCGATGCTGAGTACTCAGGCAGGCCGGAATACTGGAATGATTCTGCAAACGAATGTATCAGTAACAGGGGACCATTGCCGAGAGGCACTTACACTATAGGCCCCGCATTCAATCATCCACGGACAAGAGCATATACAATGCGGCTTACACCTTATATTGAAAACCAGATGTGCGGGCGTGATGGTTTTATGATACATGGTAACAGCGGAGCGCACCCAACACAGGCATCTGATGGTTGTATTATTTTAAACCTGCAAGGACGTATGGCTATTAATGATAGCAGCGACAAGATCCTGGTAGTGGAAGACTGA
- a CDS encoding DUF1493 family protein: protein MMSTEDGVRALIKKHFWDMADEDSLSTGQYCVLPEDAQAFFEEYFTVFNVNYSSFDFRKYFPQEGIFFLPNAILPGYLKSDKHQPSPLTVQMLIASAKAGRWIED, encoded by the coding sequence ATGATGAGTACAGAAGACGGCGTTCGGGCGTTAATAAAAAAGCATTTCTGGGATATGGCGGATGAAGATTCGTTAAGCACCGGTCAATATTGCGTCCTGCCAGAGGATGCGCAAGCCTTCTTCGAGGAATACTTTACCGTGTTCAATGTGAATTATTCCTCTTTTGACTTCCGTAAATATTTTCCGCAAGAAGGGATATTTTTTCTGCCTAATGCGATTCTTCCGGGTTATTTAAAAAGCGATAAACATCAACCTTCGCCGCTGACGGTGCAAATGTTGATTGCCTCAGCAAAGGCGGGGCGCTGGATTGAAGATTAA